A genomic region of Oncorhynchus mykiss isolate Arlee chromosome 2, USDA_OmykA_1.1, whole genome shotgun sequence contains the following coding sequences:
- the LOC110487915 gene encoding cysteine-rich venom protein TEL1 has translation MFALLVCILTLHDVYSACNVSQMCPDSTVVQTEILNQHNAFRRAVTPTARDMLKMNWSEEAAASAQAWVDTCSMTHGPPSSRMLGDYEMGENLFMSSASRNWTQIVTAWHSEVRDYSYPNGSINGKPIGHYTQVVWNSSYKVGCGVALCPGSVYFYGCQYYRAGNYKGVAPYKEGATCADCPNSCENKLCTNPCPYVNKYANCAAMKKQAGCSNSLVYAWCPALCLCTSKIT, from the exons ATGTTTGCGTTATTGGTTTGCATCCTGACACTGCATGACGTGTACTCTGCGTGCAATGTG TCAC aaatgTGCCCAGACAGCACAGTAGTTCAGACTGAGATCCTTAACCAGCACAACGCCTTCCGGAGAGCGGTTACGCCAACTGCTAGAGACATGCTCAAGATG AACTGGAGCGAGGAGGCAGCGGCCAGTGCTCAGGCTTGGGTTGACACCTGCTCCATGACTCATGGCCCACCCAGCAGTCGCATGCTTGGCG ACTATGAAATGGGTGAGAACCTGTTCATGTCCTCCGCTTCGAGGAATTGGACTCAAATCGTTACAGCCTGGCACAGTGAGGTCAGAGATTACTCCTATCCCAATGGATCTATCAATGGTAAACCCATCGGCCACTACACACAG GTGGTTTGGAACAGTTCGTACAAGGTTGGCTGTGGTGTGGCCTTGTGTCCTGGCTCAGTCTACTTCTATGGATGCCAATACTACAGAGC GGGAAACTacaaaggagtggctccataCAAGGAAGGAGCCACATGTGCTGACTGCCCCAACTCCTGCGAAAATAAGCTTTGCA CCAATCCCTGTCCTTACGTAAACAAGTATGCCAACTGTGCCGCCATGAAAAAGCAGGCCGGGTGCAGCAATTCTTTGGTGTACGCCTGGTGTCCCGCCCTCTGCCTGTGCACCTCCAAAATAACCTAA